The window AGTCGTTAACGATTGCGGCTAAAGTAAAAACAAAGGCGCTATCCCGGCGCCTTTGTTTTATCTATTTATTGCTTATTTCAACAATGTATTCATTTGCTTTGGCTAAGCTACCAAAGGCGGCAATAAGGTTGTCTCTACCTTTATCTTGTATCTCTGGATTGCCTGATTCGATCATCATCCACACCCAAGTTTGGATCAGTGGTAATGGCGGGTATTGAACTTTAGCGGAATCCAACATAAAGCTTCCTTTGATCTTATTTAATTTGTTTGTCTTAATGTTCTCGCTAGAGATTGGGCGTATGAATCGCAAAATCTAGCGCGTAGAGGTTAACAAATTCTATCGATTTGTATAACCGCCTCCATGGCATTTTGGGCAAAACTGCAAAAATAATCAACAGCAGTAAGGTTGAGCTAAGCCTTCCCCCCATAGCCAACTTGTCTTCTGTTATACGGCGCAGAGCTCAAGTCAAACGCAAGCTATGGGTATTTATGTCAGCACAGAAATCAGTATAAATTCATTTATTATGAATATGCCAGTGTAATACGTAAGTATGATGTTTTAGCTTTTAATAGGATCAGAATAGCAACGGATTGTGTCGTGAATAAGTCTATTTGTCTGTCAGGAAAATCTGATTGATTTTATTCAAGCTTTGTTCGTTTCGTTTAGCTTATGTCTGGTTTGTGCTGTTACAATTGATATAACTCATTCAAGGTTATGTCCTATGCGCCCAACGTTATATTTTGAAGGTCCAGTCGATAAATTAAACTGGCACGTCATGAAGCTGCTTTGGCCTTACTTATTGGAATACAAAGGCCGTATTGCGCTGGCAATGTCATGCCTCATCATCGCTAAGCTGACCAGCGTGGCTTTGCCTTTTATTTTGAAGCATTTGGTCGACACCTTAGATGCCGATAAAACCGCGCAAGCCCTCAGTGTGCCCGTGGGATTAGTGTTGGCCTATGGTGCGATTCGTTTACTGACGGCGATTACGGGGGAGATCCGCGATACCTTGTTTGGTCGGGTGACTGAGCGGGCGATCCGCCGTTTAGGCTTAGCGGTATTCGAGCATTTACACCGACTTGATCTCGATTTTCATCTAGAGCGCAAAACCGGCGGTCTATCCCGTGATATTGAGCGCGGCACCAGTGGCGTGAGTTTCCTCATGCGGTTTATGGTGTTCAACATAGTGCCGACCTTGCTCGAAATTGTCATGGTGATTGGTATTTTCTTCTATAACTACGGGATTGCGTTTGCGGCAATCACCTTTATTGCTGTGTTGGCCTACATTATTTTCTCTGTGGTCGCGACTGAATGGCGCACTGAGTATGTACGTGATGCCGCCAAGGCTGACTCTTTATCAAATACACGGGCGATTGATAGTTTGCTGAACTATGAAACTGTTAAGTATTTCAATAATGAGAAGTATGAGTCGCAGCGCTACGATCAAGCGCTCGAACAGTGGGAAGTCGCTAAGCGTAAAAACCGTTTATCTTTATTTGCGCTTAATGGCGGACAAGCTGTGATTATCGCTCTGGCGATGACAGCTATGATGGCGCTGGCGGCTTACCGAGTCACCTATGGCGATATGACCTTAGGTGATTTTGTGTTGATTAATGCGTTTATGATGCAGCTCTTTTTACCCCTTAACTTCTTAGGTTTCGTGTATCGCGAAATTCGCGGCGCCTTAGCCAATATTGAGCGCATGTTTAGCCTGCTCGATAAGCATCCCATGATAGTCGACTCACCCCAAGCACTCGATTTTCAGCCTACTAAGGGTGAGCTGGTATTTGAAAATGTGAATTTCAGCTACGACGAGCGACAAATTCTGCGGGACGTGAGTTTTAAGGTTGCTGCGGGGAAAAAGGTGGCTGTAGTCGGCGATAGTGGTGCTGGTAAGTCGACGCTGATTAAATTGTTGTTTCGATTTTACGATGTAGACCAAGGCGGGATCAAAATCGATGGACAAGATATCCGTCATCTCACACAAGATGCGTTGCGACGGGCCATCGCTATCGTGCCGCAAGATACCGTGCTGTTTAACGATTCATTAGTTGAGAACATACGTTATGGTCGCCCGGGCGCGACGGATGAAGAGGTACGTAACGCGATTAAACTGGCGCACTTAGAGCAATTTATTGCATCACTTGCCCTTGGTTGGGATACAAAGGTGGGTGAGCGCGGTTTAAAACTCTCTGGCGGAGAAAAACAGCGGGTCGCGATAGCGAGGGCCATTTTGAAGGGCTCACCCGTGCTGGTGTTTGATGAGGCGACATCTTCACTCGATAGCCGCTCCGAGCAAGCGATTTTGTCGGCACTGCGGGAAGTTGCTAAAGGGCATACCAGCCTTGTGGTAGCTCATAGATTATCTACTATTGTCGATGCTGACCAAATCGTCGTCTTGAGCCAAGGTGAAATTGTTGAGCAAGGTAATCATCAGACTTTGCTATTGGCAGATGGTCTATATGCCAAATTATGGCGGATACAAAATGAGCAACAACATACTCCTCTGAGCAGTTAATAGCGCAATACAGTTCAGTCTTTATTCAGCTTTGGCTCTCTATACTCAAATGCCAACACATCAATCGGAAGAGATCTGGCATGGAAAATATTGCACTGAGAGTTAACATTGAAGGCAAAGAAGAAAAAGTCGCCACTGATTGGGATGCCATCATGGCGACATTGAAAAAACGTGGTGTTGATTATGATTCGCTGCAACGTATTCATGCAGAATTGAATGCGGGTCTACTGGTGACGACTCGGTGCCTTACTTTGGCTAAGGTCAATCCAGAGATGGTACTTGCGGGTGTGATCCGCGATATGAACGTGCCGACAAGTGACTATATGATGAGCATGCGCTAGAGATCATAGGCCGTACGCTAGAAAATGCGTTAGAAAGCACGCGTTAGATAAGAATGTGGGAGGATAGAGGCGAACTTCTATTCTCGATGCTCAAGGAAGAGTGATTTTGCTCTAGAGCTACTCTAGATGAATGCGACTCTCGATAAATATTACCGAATTAAGCTACGCCGTTCAGCTTGCCAGCTTTCCAACCTTCGCATAAAAGATTCAATTTAGGCGCTGACTCATCGATCAATGTGAGTCGGATGATCTGTCCTTCACGAAAACACACAAGCTCGCCTTCGATCTCAGTTAGGCGATTACAGCTCTTACAGCTCGTGCTTACAGTTTTACTGGGGGGCAGTTGGCTTACGAAGCTAGATTTCAAAGTGTTTCCTTAAGTTCTATTGTGGGTAAGGTATTTGAATAACGCCTCACCTCACGAATCTTACCTCTTTTGTGATGCGCATTCAAATATACCTTATGTAAAAACCATATAGACAAAAGTTGTACTGGCTAATAACCGCAAGGGTTCGCGGCTATTTATCCATGTGCGAATAGAATTTGTCGAGTGAGATGGATAAGCCGCTATCGAGCACAATTCGTACATGTGAAGGCTTGAGCTGTCTTGGCTCTGTCACACCGCAAGAGTGCGCAATCAGCCCTAAGTCATGGTGTAAATTATGATTATAGCTAGCGACCCGCGTCGATTTATCCCTAGGATTTAGCCCTTGTTGTAGTTTTGGATTGTGCGTCGTGATACCCGTTGGGCAGGTATCTTTATTACACTGCAAGGCTTGAATACAACCGAGGGCGAACATGTTGCCACGGGCCGATGCGATAAAGTCGGCGCCTAATGCCAAAGCCCAAGCGACTCTGGATGGGACGATAAGTTTGCCCGAGGCGATGACTTTGATACGTTTACGCAAGCCTCGTTGGATCAAGATATTGACTAGGATAGGTAAGCTTTCTTTCAGCGGTAATCCGACATAATCCATTAACGGTTGCGGCGCTGCGCCCGTGCCGCCATCGGCGCTGTCTAAGGTGAAAAAGTCGGGGGCTGAGTCTTCGCCGCGGCGTTCAATTTCATCACATAAATCTTCCAGCCACTGCACATCGCCGAGTACGGCTTTAATGCCGGTAGGTTTACCTGTAACTTCACGAACTCGCTCGACCATATCTAAAATATCATTCACTGACTTAAATTCGATGTGGCCATTGGGGCTGATTGAGTCGTGCCCCTCTGGAATACCGCGAATATGGGCAATCTCAGCGGTCACTTTAATACCGGGTAAAATGCCACCTTTGCCTGGTTTTGCGCCTTGGCTCATTTTAATTTCGAACATTTTGACTTCAGGATGAATCGCTATCGCTTTCAGTTTTTCATCGTCTAAATGTCCTTGTTCATTGCGAACGCCGTATTTGGCTGTTCCAATTTGAAAGACGAGATCGCAGCCACCTTTGAGATGATAAGGGCTCAAGCCGCCTTCACCTGTGTTAAGCCAGCAACCCGCTTGCGCTGCGCCATGGGAAAGGGCGGTGATGGCTGGGCGCGATAGGGCGCCAAAACTCATGGCTGAAATATGGCAAATGGCTTGAGTTGTATAGGGCTGACGACAGTGAGTGCCAATCGTCAGCGGATGAATAGGAGTGATATCTTCATCTTGGGTTGGGAAGGCGGTATTCATAAACATGATAGTACCAGCTGTATCCAAGGGACGAGTCGAACCAAAGGCTATGGTTCTATCGACATTCTTGGCGGCGCGGTACACCCAGCTGCGTTCAGCACGGTTGAAGGGCAATTCTTCTCTGTCTTGGGCGAAAAAGTATTGTCTGAAAAACTCACCTTGTTTTTCGAACAGATATCGAAAACGACCAATCACGGGATAGTTATGTCTTACCGCTTGTTTGGTCTGCATTTTATCTGCGATATACATGTAAATAACCGCGAGTACTGCGAGTCCTATAACGATCAAAAACAGTCCTGAAAACAGATCGAGTCCCCACATAAACCAATTGAGTTCACTCATGTTATTTATCCTTATTCTTGTCCGTAACGGGTGGAGATCAAGCTTGCGGGTTGGCCATCATTGAGAGAGAGTAAAAACAGCTGACTGTAGTCCTCTTCGCCGATCGCTTGGATCTCAGGTCCACCCAGGGCTTTGATGATCAATGGCACTGTGTTTGAATGCCCAACGATGAGCGTATTGCCTTGTACCGCATGCACTTGTTCGACAATCTGCTGAATATGTTCTTCGATAGGCTTTGCTGCTTCGACTATCGTCACGGGCAAATGGCGAGCCTCGGCGATAGGCGCGAGTGTTTGCTGGGTTCGCAGGTATTGAGTTGCAATGAGCTGCGACAACGGCGTGCGGCTCAAGGCGGTGATCAGTGACGTTGCGCGCATTTCCCCCTTGGACGATAACTGTGGATCATTGGCTGGCGTGTCGGCTTTTTCGGCATGCCTGACTAAAATAATCAGCCTGTTTTCCGCGTGGGCTTGGCTAATCGGTGCGAGGCTGAGGCAAGTTAAGATAATAAGACCAGTGAGCAAACTAAGGCGTTTTATATTAATGCCCATATAGTGCTCAGTAGTGCGCTTAAGCATTCGTGTAAACACGTGAAAGCGGAAATGACTCAAACTGCGACCTGCTGCCATGGTGTAACATCCTTTTCTATTGGCTCATCTCTAAGCTCGACGATAGTAATGATCTGCATGCGGGTGGATGGCGCTTTATGCAATTTATAAAGAATGAACCCACTCAATTTATGCGGGCCTTATCATGGCCTTGTGGTCACGATGGTACTTCAATTCTAAAAATTACTAAAGCTGGTCAAATTTTGGTCGATAATAAAGTCGACCCGAATTGAATGGATAGTCATCATGGAAATCAATAAATCCTCTCAAGTGCAAAGTACCCCTTTGCCGCAGAAAAAATATGCTGAAAATACGACGCCTAAGGGTACCGAAGTGAGTGATTCGAAGGACGCGAAAACCACCGAAGTGACCTCGAAACAAACCGCGCAGCAAACGAGTAAGCAGCTGATGAATCAAGCAATTCTATCGGCACAGCAAGATGTGAATATCAAGTCAGGCGATCAGTCTATGACCTTGCTTTATCGCGCTGCGATAGAGTCTATTAATAAAGAGTTAGCGCCTACTATGGGCGAGAACGCGATTCAAACTGCTTACGATAATGGCGTAGATACATCACCAGAAGCGACTGCAGATCGTATCGTGAGTTTTGCGACGCAATTTTTTAGCATTCACCAGCAACAAAATTCGGGTATGAGTCTAAGCGATCAACTCGATAGCTTTATGGGAATTATTGGTGGTGCAATTGATAACGGCTTTAAAGAAGCGAAAGATATTCTGTCTGGTCTTAAAGTATTGCAGGGTGATATTGCCGATGGCGTCGATAAAACCTACGGTTTAGTGCAAGAGGGATTACAGGCCTTTAGGGATAGCTTTAACAAGAAGACAGATGAGACACAATCGAGTGCCAGTTAACGCTCTGTTGTTTTCGGTTCTATCGTCATAAGCCCCTTATCATAAGGGGTTTTTGTTATGCGGAAAAAAGTCTATGCTGGAAGCCTATTTAACGTTTCGCTTGAGGGCAAGTTATGTGGACTAGGGGACAAGTTATAGAACGTATTGATTGGAGCGATAAGTTATTTTCATTGCGCATCGCCGCCGAGTTAGCCCCATTTATTCCTGGTCAGTTTATCAAGTTAAGTCAAATGCAAGATGATAAGCGTGTGGCCAGAGCTTACTCCTTAGTAAATTCCCCCGATAAACCCTATGCCGAAGTGCTCGCCGTTGCGGTAGAGGACGGTCTGTTATCGCCGCAATTACACAACCTTGTCATAGGCGATGAAATTGAAATCACTTCAACCGCGACCGGGTTTATGACCTTAGCGGAAATTCCTAAGGGTGAGCTCCAAGGCAAGCACTTATGGTTTTTGGCCACAGGTACAGCGGTAGGGCCATTTTTGTCTATGCTCGACACCCATGAACCTTGGGAGCGTTTTGAAAAAGTGGTGCTTGTGTATGGCGTGCGCGAGGCGCAGGACTTAGCCTACCTTGATAAGCTGCGTGAGTTAGAACGCACATACCCAGCACAGTTTATATTAGTTTTGAGTGTGACCCGTGAACCCTTGGCCGATGCGTTGCAGTGTCGTATTCCCGAGGGCATAGTCTCGGGTGAAATCGAGAAAAAGGCAGGATTAACCTTAAGTGCCGCTGATTCCCAAGTCATGATTTGCGGCAATCCCGGTATGATTAATGGTGCCCAAAGCGCCTTACTCGATAAGGGATTAGTGAAGAACTTACGTCGTGCTCCGGGACAAATTACAGTAGAAAAATATTGGTGATCCCATTTTATATGGGCGGTGAGAGCAAACTGTTCTCACCCCTTAATAGCCATAGCGTTTAATGCAAATAAAAGGAAATTTTTGATGAAGTTGTTAAGTTCTCAAGCTTCACCCTATGCCCGTTGTGTTAGAGCGTTGATCCAGTATTTAGGGATTAACAATATTGAAGAGCTGCTAGTCAATCCCTTTGAAAACAGCGCTGAATTACTCGATGCCAACCCGTTAGGACAGATCCCGTGTCTTATCACCAACGATGGCGTGGCACTATTTGATAGCGAAGTGATTATGCGTTACCTAGATGCTGAGCTTGGCGATCGTAAGATGTTTGGGATCTCAAGTCATAACTGGGTGTTGGAGTGTCAGTATTCCTTGATAAAAGGCTTAATCGATAGCGCGGTAAAATTGCGCCAAGAGCAGATGCGTGAAGATGAAGGTGTGAGATCGGCTTTTTGGACGGCCCGTTTTGAACAAGCATTGTTGCGTGGACTTATGCAGGTTGAGCTGCAAACCGTGATCACCCAAACCACGATTCAGGCACCGCAATTAGCCTTGATTTGCTTGCTTGATTATGTGGACTTTAGACATCCAGAGTTAGATTGGCGCAAGGTTGCCCCAGCGACGGCACTTTGGTTTAGTGAGATGCGTGATCTACCCGCATTTATTCAAACACGTCCCCAGTAATAGGATGAAGATGCTCAGCCGTCGGTTGCGCGTCTTCCCTTTGGTCTGTCACGGCGGTTTTGTTCTCCAAAAGCGCCGAATAAATCCCGCGTGACCCCGTATTCGACTCTGCGATCATTCCCTATTTGGCGTCTATCTTCATGGTGTTGATAGCGGCATTGGCAGTGGGTCATAGTGCATTCTTCCATCGGGATTTCCGGCGCATCCTTCGATAAAAAACGTTTTCCAGAGAATGTTTCAACTTGCTTACAGCAACTGCCGTCATTCACTATGCTTACGCTGTGAAAATGATGGGTTTGTGATGCATGCGGCTTAGTCCCGTCGGCGTATTGATTGACAGCTTTAGCATAGTGTTTATGCCGCTTGTGGCCAGTGTTGAGTTTAAATAAGCCAAATAGCGCCACTGCGACTACGCCTAGCAGCAAAACAGTTAACATAACGCCTCCTCAAAGCATTTTAAGCAAATTAAGGTTCAGTTTAGTTTGATTTGAGATAATCACCAGTTTTGAATTTAAACTCATTAAAAACAAAAAGTTAAATAGACTATTGCCCTCCACTTCTCTATCTATTACTCTTGCGCAACTGATAAGCATTATCATTAATGCAGCCATGTTCACACTCGCTGAACACGTCATCACTTTGGGGAGAAATCGGTAATGAAATGGGTAACTTGCGCAGCAGTAGTTGGGTTAATGTCGGTTGGGCATTCGGCGAATGCTGATGATAAATTAACAGTTTATTCTTATCGCCAAGCCTTCTTGGTGGAGCCTATCCTGACGCGTTTCACCGAAGAAACCGGCATAGGTGTGAATTTGGTTTTTGCAAAAGACGGCATTGCCGAGCGTCTCGCCCGTGAAGGTCGTTTATCCCCAGCAGATTTGGTGCTGACCTCTGATTTCTCACGTCTGGTTGAATTAGTCGATAAAGATCTGACTTCACCGGCTAAAAATACCCAACTCGAAAGCAATATTCCTGCCCAGTATCGCGATCCTGACGGCCAGTGGTACGCCCTGACCATGCGAGTGCGAAATCTCTATACGGCGAAAGATCGTTTAGGGCCGCAGCAAATTACCTATGAAGAACTCGCCGACCCTAAATACAAAGGCAAAATCTGTACCCGCAGTGGTAAGCATCCATACAACATAGCGTTAGTGGCATCTATGATTGCCCATCACGGTGAAGCTGAGGCGAAAACTTGGTTGGCAGGCGTGAAGAGTAACTTAGCGCGCAAGCCACAGGGTAATGATAGAGCCCAAGTGAAAGCGGTAAAAGAAGGCTTATGTGATATCGCCATCGGCAACAGCTATTATTACGGCAACATGATGCAAGACCCTGAGCAAAAAAGCTGGGCTGAAGCGGTGACGATTAACTTCCCGAACCAAGCCGATCGCGGTGCCCATGTGAACGTGTCTGGTATGGTATTAACCCGTCATGCACCGAATAAAGCCAATGCGATCAAATTGATGGAATTCTTATCCGCCGATGTGGCTCAAAAG of the Shewanella baltica genome contains:
- a CDS encoding ABCB family ABC transporter ATP-binding protein/permease, translated to MRPTLYFEGPVDKLNWHVMKLLWPYLLEYKGRIALAMSCLIIAKLTSVALPFILKHLVDTLDADKTAQALSVPVGLVLAYGAIRLLTAITGEIRDTLFGRVTERAIRRLGLAVFEHLHRLDLDFHLERKTGGLSRDIERGTSGVSFLMRFMVFNIVPTLLEIVMVIGIFFYNYGIAFAAITFIAVLAYIIFSVVATEWRTEYVRDAAKADSLSNTRAIDSLLNYETVKYFNNEKYESQRYDQALEQWEVAKRKNRLSLFALNGGQAVIIALAMTAMMALAAYRVTYGDMTLGDFVLINAFMMQLFLPLNFLGFVYREIRGALANIERMFSLLDKHPMIVDSPQALDFQPTKGELVFENVNFSYDERQILRDVSFKVAAGKKVAVVGDSGAGKSTLIKLLFRFYDVDQGGIKIDGQDIRHLTQDALRRAIAIVPQDTVLFNDSLVENIRYGRPGATDEEVRNAIKLAHLEQFIASLALGWDTKVGERGLKLSGGEKQRVAIARAILKGSPVLVFDEATSSLDSRSEQAILSALREVAKGHTSLVVAHRLSTIVDADQIVVLSQGEIVEQGNHQTLLLADGLYAKLWRIQNEQQHTPLSS
- a CDS encoding FMN-binding glutamate synthase family protein, translating into MSELNWFMWGLDLFSGLFLIVIGLAVLAVIYMYIADKMQTKQAVRHNYPVIGRFRYLFEKQGEFFRQYFFAQDREELPFNRAERSWVYRAAKNVDRTIAFGSTRPLDTAGTIMFMNTAFPTQDEDITPIHPLTIGTHCRQPYTTQAICHISAMSFGALSRPAITALSHGAAQAGCWLNTGEGGLSPYHLKGGCDLVFQIGTAKYGVRNEQGHLDDEKLKAIAIHPEVKMFEIKMSQGAKPGKGGILPGIKVTAEIAHIRGIPEGHDSISPNGHIEFKSVNDILDMVERVREVTGKPTGIKAVLGDVQWLEDLCDEIERRGEDSAPDFFTLDSADGGTGAAPQPLMDYVGLPLKESLPILVNILIQRGLRKRIKVIASGKLIVPSRVAWALALGADFIASARGNMFALGCIQALQCNKDTCPTGITTHNPKLQQGLNPRDKSTRVASYNHNLHHDLGLIAHSCGVTEPRQLKPSHVRIVLDSGLSISLDKFYSHMDK
- a CDS encoding histidine phosphatase family protein — translated: MAAGRSLSHFRFHVFTRMLKRTTEHYMGINIKRLSLLTGLIILTCLSLAPISQAHAENRLIILVRHAEKADTPANDPQLSSKGEMRATSLITALSRTPLSQLIATQYLRTQQTLAPIAEARHLPVTIVEAAKPIEEHIQQIVEQVHAVQGNTLIVGHSNTVPLIIKALGGPEIQAIGEEDYSQLFLLSLNDGQPASLISTRYGQE
- a CDS encoding DUF5610 domain-containing protein, which codes for MEINKSSQVQSTPLPQKKYAENTTPKGTEVSDSKDAKTTEVTSKQTAQQTSKQLMNQAILSAQQDVNIKSGDQSMTLLYRAAIESINKELAPTMGENAIQTAYDNGVDTSPEATADRIVSFATQFFSIHQQQNSGMSLSDQLDSFMGIIGGAIDNGFKEAKDILSGLKVLQGDIADGVDKTYGLVQEGLQAFRDSFNKKTDETQSSAS
- a CDS encoding ferredoxin--NADP reductase, with amino-acid sequence MWTRGQVIERIDWSDKLFSLRIAAELAPFIPGQFIKLSQMQDDKRVARAYSLVNSPDKPYAEVLAVAVEDGLLSPQLHNLVIGDEIEITSTATGFMTLAEIPKGELQGKHLWFLATGTAVGPFLSMLDTHEPWERFEKVVLVYGVREAQDLAYLDKLRELERTYPAQFILVLSVTREPLADALQCRIPEGIVSGEIEKKAGLTLSAADSQVMICGNPGMINGAQSALLDKGLVKNLRRAPGQITVEKYW
- a CDS encoding glutathione S-transferase N-terminal domain-containing protein, whose protein sequence is MKLLSSQASPYARCVRALIQYLGINNIEELLVNPFENSAELLDANPLGQIPCLITNDGVALFDSEVIMRYLDAELGDRKMFGISSHNWVLECQYSLIKGLIDSAVKLRQEQMREDEGVRSAFWTARFEQALLRGLMQVELQTVITQTTIQAPQLALICLLDYVDFRHPELDWRKVAPATALWFSEMRDLPAFIQTRPQ
- a CDS encoding Fe(3+) ABC transporter substrate-binding protein, which gives rise to MKWVTCAAVVGLMSVGHSANADDKLTVYSYRQAFLVEPILTRFTEETGIGVNLVFAKDGIAERLAREGRLSPADLVLTSDFSRLVELVDKDLTSPAKNTQLESNIPAQYRDPDGQWYALTMRVRNLYTAKDRLGPQQITYEELADPKYKGKICTRSGKHPYNIALVASMIAHHGEAEAKTWLAGVKSNLARKPQGNDRAQVKAVKEGLCDIAIGNSYYYGNMMQDPEQKSWAEAVTINFPNQADRGAHVNVSGMVLTRHAPNKANAIKLMEFLSADVAQKAYADVNMEYPVKADVAPSTLVASWGEFKSDQLPIFKLAEYHQAAVKLLDEVQFDL